From the genome of Thermodesulfovibrionales bacterium:
TCTTCAACAACGGCACGGATACGCGCCTCAACTGAGCCGTCGGCATCTACGGCAATTGGGTAGTTCAGACGTACGTCTTCAAGCCTGAGATGGTCAACAGGGCCAGTGCCCGAAACAAAAAATACCGCCTGCGCCATGGCCTCAAGTCCAAAGACCGCAGGCAACAGATACGTGCCTTTAAAGACATGGTCCTTCAGATAGGGATCTTTGTCCAGCGTGAGCACTGCTTTCGCCTCCACTTCGACTCCCCTTTCATAGGAGAGTATCTCTTCGAGAAAGCGCCAATCCTCTGGCTTAGAGACCTGCTGTCGCTGGACCGTGTGGATCCCCTCCAGTCTGCCCGCGATGACGACCTGTTTCATCCCCGGATCATGTTCCACCATCCGCAAAAAATGCTCTACGCCTTTGTCCTTGGGTATCGCATTGATCCCCATTTTTGAGAGCACGGCGACACTTCCCATCCTCTGCCCCATGCCGACCTCATCCCAGACGCTAAATGCAAGAGACATCACTTTCGTAACTTCTTTCGTGGAAGATTCATATTCCTGGAGAACCAGGTTCATGACTTCGTTGGAGAACCCATACCACCCATTGCCGGCCATTCCCGTTATACCGATGATAGATGATAACCCGACAAATAGTTTTGGCGGGTTGTCCCTGAGGACATCGCAAAGGTGAATGGCGCCGAGGAGTTTGGGGGCTACTTCGTGCGCCGCTTCAATAAGAGTGACCTGTTCCGTTCTGCGAGGTCTGTTTATCGCAGCTCCGTGGATAACGCCGGTGATTCTGCCAAGGTCCTCCTCTACGCGCTTCTTCAGATCCACGACTTTGGCCTTGTCGGCAATGTTGCATGCGTAGTAACGATGGGTAATCCCGCTTTCCTCATAGCGCTGTAATGCATGCTGTATCTCGTCGCTATTGTCAATGAGGACCGTGCTTCCGACAAGGGCCAATTTCACGCCCGTCTTCCTCGCGAAAGCGAGGGCGCACTCGGCAGTAATGCCCTTGGCCCCGCCCGTGACAAGGACCACATCCTCTCCGCTCCAGTGGATTTCCCTTTCCCGGAATGACCTCGTGTCAGCGAGCTCCAATACAGGAACTCGCCGGGTAAGATGCCTGTCGAAGGCTGCAATGCCGAGCGCCTCTCCCGAGCCGAGTTCTCCCATGATTTCCTGCAGCACCCGCAGGGAGTCTTCTGTTTTGCAAAACTCAAGGACTCGTATCCGTTCCGCGGGATTTTCGAGAGCAACGCTGCAGAGAAACGCGGTGCTCCCTTTGGATGCGATGGAACCATGCAGGTCATAGCCATGGAAGTCACCAGAGCCGAACTGCACAACGGCATACGTCGGCTTCGGTCTTTTCTCCTTCAGAGAATTGATGACCGCACCGATGCAGTGGATTCTTTCTGCCATCCTCAAAACCCCGTCTCTTGTCAGCAGCCCTGTACTTTTTCCCTGGGGGAGCAGGAATATGAAGTTCAGTTCCTCACTGCGCGTCAGAGAACAGTCCTGAAGAGATTTGAAATTTATTGAAGTCCACGAGACTCCTTGCTGGGTCAAGATATGCCGCATTTCGCGGGAGATGCTGTCCGCGTCATCATCCGAGACAATGAAAAAGTGCCTGTTTTCCGCAGCCCCGAATGAGCGGACCGATGTGCGTTCTCGCGCCACATAGGCAACCTTGAATTCGCGAACCCAGTGGTCTGCCGTCCCCTCAACTGAAACACCTTCAGAGCCCGACGATATGTGCGTGCGTATGGTCTCGTATATCTCCTGCAGTGAACTGTTTGCCATGGTTGTCGGATCAACTCCGTTAGCGTCATACAGTTTCACTGCCCTCGCCACAAACTGACTGGCCTTGATCGAGTCGAGATTAAGGTCGTCAAGGAGACGCTGTTCAAGGGATATCGACTGACGAGGGAATCCTGTGATTTCCGACGCAAGGGTCAACAGGCCTTCAGGGCCGCGGTCAGTAACGGTTGAGGGCACGGAAAGCTCCCCGTGGGCACCGACAGTTGGTGCAGGTGTCGGCCTTCTACCATCGTGTGGACGGTCGGGAACTCCTCTTGATTCAAGGCCCATGCGCATGGTTTCACTGCGTATCAATTTTCGGATAAGGTCTAATTGGTCAGCGGTGAACACCTTACCTGTTTCATCCAGAACACGAGAAAGAGACCGAGCCGGCTGAATATCGATTCTGGGAGGAGAATCTGGTAGTTCTCCGTCAGGGAAGACAAGAGGTCGTTCGCATGGATTATCAATAAAAGTGCGTTCCGAGACAGGAATGAATGGTCTCACCAGTCGGCCTTCGAATAGGGGTCGCCAATGTATCTTGACCCCATGTATGAAGAGCGACGCAAGCAAGACATTCAACGCCCGGTCGTCCCCGGCGCTTGGTTCAACAGGAAGGCACGATGTCCCATCTGTTCCCCGAATCGACTTCACTAAATGAGACAGCACATGTCCCGGACCAACCTCCACGAGAATTTCACATTCCTGCGTTATCGAGTCAACCAGCGAAATAAAATCAGCCTTTTCCTTCACCTGCCGTGCAAAGTAATCGCGGAGATTGGTCTCCGGCGTTACCTCCTTGCCATCCATGCAACTGAATACCTTTATTCGCGGCCTCGTCAGGGTCTCCGGAATAGGTGCACAGCTGTATATGGTCTCTGCCGCCTTATTCATGAACCGTGAATGGAAGGCATTGGAAACAGCCAACCTTTTTGT
Proteins encoded in this window:
- a CDS encoding SDR family NAD(P)-dependent oxidoreductase encodes the protein MDVEKRGSKRIPFALEGDLIFRGATYRALVTNVSAKGLQVILSQGIKELPVPFSQEEAVEVKLYVPGGESLRLQCNIVSLQKTSDRSTVKMRLEISDPSPEFRKFYKETYYKIKNETSHDAIAVIGMACYYPGAPNIRSFWENILARRREFRRFPDQRLPISEYFDPDPVAPDKTYANRAAVIDGFEFDWVKRGIPKSVVESSDIVHWLALEIALQALEDAGYDRKNVPCDRTGVILGNTLTGEHSRSQYMRLRWPYVKKALKLAAEKRRLSLDVTAGLIETMEKYYKSAFAPITEDTLAGNLSNTIAGRICNFLDLRGGGYTVDGACSSSLIAVTTAAAALSTGTLDVAVVGGVDISLDTFELIGFAKTNALTREDMQVYDRRASGFIPGEGAGFVILKRLENARAHGNYIYAVLQGWGISSDGKGGITAPKAQTQALAIRRAYGKAGYGLRDLDFIEGHGTGTRAGDKAELEGIGYAMGDKETEPLRSCGITSLKSLIGHTKAASGIGGFIKAVMAVNRRVIPPLAGCTEPNPVFQEKARRLYPVLQGEILPSDKVMRAGISSMGFGGINCHVTIESAGEPALQLQPSAGERELLASYQETELFVLSARSQQKMVARVAEIQKLATGISTGELVDLSSHLAGDLSPDEPFRVAVIAGSPESLLDCLGRVAEMLRGNNIPTGKTMSSAQQDIWIGNSVAGSRVGFLFPGQGSQRLNMGRTLIGRYSWARTIADAVDAWLSESAHSPIREAVYRPLDRALNSDQIDGWKNVLSRSEIAQPAICMTSLLWMRHLERLGIRPVVVGGHSLGELTAFYAAGAFDEKALLAFAAMRGRATSAHDGNPGIMATLGCGREQAEKLLKDIDGYAVVANINSPVQTVISGEGPAVEKALHLASQFGIGTKRLAVSNAFHSRFMNKAAETIYSCAPIPETLTRPRIKVFSCMDGKEVTPETNLRDYFARQVKEKADFISLVDSITQECEILVEVGPGHVLSHLVKSIRGTDGTSCLPVEPSAGDDRALNVLLASLFIHGVKIHWRPLFEGRLVRPFIPVSERTFIDNPCERPLVFPDGELPDSPPRIDIQPARSLSRVLDETGKVFTADQLDLIRKLIRSETMRMGLESRGVPDRPHDGRRPTPAPTVGAHGELSVPSTVTDRGPEGLLTLASEITGFPRQSISLEQRLLDDLNLDSIKASQFVARAVKLYDANGVDPTTMANSSLQEIYETIRTHISSGSEGVSVEGTADHWVREFKVAYVARERTSVRSFGAAENRHFFIVSDDDADSISREMRHILTQQGVSWTSINFKSLQDCSLTRSEELNFIFLLPQGKSTGLLTRDGVLRMAERIHCIGAVINSLKEKRPKPTYAVVQFGSGDFHGYDLHGSIASKGSTAFLCSVALENPAERIRVLEFCKTEDSLRVLQEIMGELGSGEALGIAAFDRHLTRRVPVLELADTRSFREREIHWSGEDVVLVTGGAKGITAECALAFARKTGVKLALVGSTVLIDNSDEIQHALQRYEESGITHRYYACNIADKAKVVDLKKRVEEDLGRITGVIHGAAINRPRRTEQVTLIEAAHEVAPKLLGAIHLCDVLRDNPPKLFVGLSSIIGITGMAGNGWYGFSNEVMNLVLQEYESSTKEVTKVMSLAFSVWDEVGMGQRMGSVAVLSKMGINAIPKDKGVEHFLRMVEHDPGMKQVVIAGRLEGIHTVQRQQVSKPEDWRFLEEILSYERGVEVEAKAVLTLDKDPYLKDHVFKGTYLLPAVFGLEAMAQAVFFVSGTGPVDHLRLEDVRLNYPIAVDADGSVEARIRAVVE